A stretch of Mucilaginibacter terrae DNA encodes these proteins:
- a CDS encoding RNA polymerase sigma factor, translating into MSASVSDTEILAKFQDERTRNEAFNLLLKKYQQKIYWHVRRMVIDHDDADDLVQDVFIKIWKNLPGFRSDAQLYTWMYRIATNECITFLNKKKQKNNISLDDVSYELAESMADSTYLSGDKVQQKLQQALLTLPDKQRLVFNMKYYDDLKYEEISEILGTSVGALKASFHLAVKKIEAHLLSND; encoded by the coding sequence ATGTCAGCATCCGTTAGCGATACCGAGATACTTGCCAAGTTTCAGGACGAACGTACCCGGAACGAAGCGTTTAACTTATTGCTGAAAAAGTATCAGCAAAAAATATACTGGCACGTGCGCCGCATGGTTATTGACCATGACGATGCCGATGACCTGGTACAGGACGTATTTATTAAAATATGGAAAAACCTGCCGGGTTTCAGGAGCGATGCCCAACTGTACACCTGGATGTACCGTATTGCCACGAATGAGTGCATCACGTTTTTAAACAAAAAGAAACAAAAGAATAACATTTCGTTGGATGATGTATCGTACGAACTGGCCGAATCAATGGCCGATAGTACTTACCTCAGCGGCGACAAGGTTCAGCAAAAACTACAACAAGCTTTGCTTACCCTGCCTGATAAACAACGACTGGTGTTTAACATGAAGTATTACGATGATTTGAAGTACGAAGAGATTTCGGAAATACTGGGTACAAGTGTGGGAGCGTTAAAGGCATCTTTTCACCTGGCAGTAAAAAAGATCGAAGCGCACTTATTATCAAACGATTAA
- the bcp gene encoding thioredoxin-dependent thiol peroxidase, whose translation MSTLKAGDKAPEFTAKDQNGKEVSLADFKGKTVILYFYPKDDTPGCTAESCDFRDNYQFLTSQGFEVIGVSIDNEKSHKKFETKYNLPFTLIADPEQKIVTAYGVWGEKNMYGKVYMGTVRTTFIIDPEGVISHVINKVDTKNSSQQVLDLLKA comes from the coding sequence ATGTCGACATTAAAAGCGGGCGATAAAGCCCCCGAGTTTACCGCCAAAGACCAGAATGGCAAAGAAGTATCACTGGCCGATTTTAAAGGCAAAACCGTTATCCTGTACTTCTACCCCAAAGATGATACGCCCGGCTGTACAGCCGAATCATGCGATTTCCGCGACAATTACCAGTTTTTAACCTCACAAGGTTTTGAGGTGATTGGCGTGAGCATTGACAATGAAAAATCGCACAAAAAATTCGAGACCAAATACAATTTGCCGTTTACCCTTATTGCCGACCCGGAGCAAAAAATTGTGACCGCTTACGGCGTTTGGGGCGAAAAAAACATGTATGGTAAAGTTTATATGGGCACCGTACGCACCACATTTATAATAGATCCCGAAGGTGTTATAAGCCACGTGATAAATAAGGTTGATACCAAAAACTCATCACAACAGGTACTCGATTTATTAAAGGCGTAA
- the fsa gene encoding fructose-6-phosphate aldolase: MKFFIDTANLSQISEAHDMGILDGVTTNPSLMAKEGITGQDNVIAHYKAICDITDGDVSAEVIATTYDEMVAEGLALAKLHERIVVKVPMIKDGVKAIKYFTQQGIKTNCTLVFSAGQALLAAKAGATYVSPFIGRLDDISTDGLTLIEDIRLIYDNYGYETQILAASVRHAMHIINCAKLGADVITGPLSAITALLKHPLTDNGLAQFLADHAKAAAAVK; encoded by the coding sequence ATGAAGTTTTTCATCGACACGGCCAACCTGTCTCAAATTAGCGAAGCCCATGACATGGGTATTTTAGACGGTGTAACCACCAATCCATCACTCATGGCCAAAGAAGGTATTACTGGCCAAGACAATGTAATTGCACACTACAAAGCCATTTGCGACATTACCGATGGTGATGTTAGCGCCGAAGTTATTGCAACTACGTATGATGAAATGGTTGCCGAAGGTTTGGCCCTGGCTAAATTGCACGAACGTATTGTAGTTAAAGTACCCATGATCAAAGATGGTGTTAAAGCCATTAAATACTTTACCCAACAAGGTATTAAAACCAACTGTACACTGGTATTTTCGGCTGGCCAGGCTTTATTGGCTGCCAAAGCAGGTGCTACCTACGTATCGCCGTTTATTGGCCGTTTAGATGATATTTCAACCGATGGCTTAACGCTGATCGAAGACATACGTTTAATATATGATAACTACGGTTACGAAACTCAGATCCTGGCTGCTTCAGTTCGTCATGCTATGCACATTATTAACTGTGCTAAATTAGGCGCCGATGTAATTACCGGTCCGTTAAGCGCAATTACTGCATTATTAAAACACCCGTTAACTGATAATGGTCTTGCCCAGTTCCTGGCCGACCACGCTAAAGCAGCGGCAGCAGTGAAGTAA
- a CDS encoding BamA/TamA family outer membrane protein, with protein sequence MLLFPVALLAQDSNAVVSTFKQVQYDTVGQKDLIDVFKLVFKPKTRSSSRVEPQEGKVYFSFLPTASTLPSGGGKMFVTSTTASFYMGNDKTTNLSNISFTPYFNFNGRFGLPLRSSVWLNDNKWYIAGDTRFLVYPQDTWGLGGNTPENARMRVDYKYIRFYQSLLRRIKPYLFAGIGYNLDYHMRIVTNKQDPELGDASGYQFGTAYGQNSFSSGVTLNLLYDTRNNSINPLPGCYANLVYRYNSEVFGSNRSWSSVYADIRKYISLSPGNTSRQNTLALWSYFWTTMDRGTPYLSLPAVGWDFYNNSGRGIEQNRYRGQALWYSEAEYRRSITRNGLLGFVLFANVTTVNEPDTRQFNYFHPAGGGGLRIKFNKTSNTNIAIDYGMSKGFSSIRFGLGEAF encoded by the coding sequence ATGCTCCTGTTTCCCGTAGCCTTATTGGCGCAGGACAGTAACGCGGTGGTATCAACTTTTAAACAGGTACAGTATGATACGGTTGGTCAAAAAGACCTGATAGACGTTTTTAAACTGGTATTCAAACCCAAAACACGATCAAGCAGCCGTGTTGAGCCACAAGAGGGCAAAGTATATTTTTCGTTTTTACCTACGGCATCTACCCTGCCAAGCGGCGGCGGTAAAATGTTTGTAACCTCCACCACGGCCAGTTTTTACATGGGTAACGATAAAACTACCAACCTATCTAACATCAGTTTCACCCCTTATTTTAACTTTAATGGTCGGTTTGGTTTACCGTTGCGTTCAAGCGTATGGCTAAATGATAATAAATGGTATATAGCAGGAGATACACGCTTTTTAGTATACCCGCAAGATACCTGGGGTTTGGGCGGCAACACGCCCGAAAATGCCCGCATGCGTGTCGATTATAAATACATCCGATTTTATCAAAGCTTGTTACGCCGTATAAAACCCTACCTTTTTGCAGGTATTGGCTACAACCTTGATTACCATATGCGTATAGTAACCAACAAACAAGATCCTGAACTTGGCGATGCATCGGGCTATCAATTTGGAACTGCTTATGGTCAAAATTCATTCTCGTCGGGGGTAACGCTAAACTTGTTGTATGATACCCGTAATAACTCCATCAACCCGCTACCCGGCTGCTATGCCAATTTGGTATACCGCTACAATTCCGAAGTTTTCGGTAGCAACAGGTCCTGGTCTTCTGTTTATGCCGATATACGTAAATACATCTCATTAAGCCCGGGCAACACCTCGCGCCAAAATACATTAGCCTTGTGGAGTTATTTTTGGACTACCATGGACCGCGGCACCCCCTATTTGAGTTTACCAGCCGTTGGTTGGGATTTTTACAATAACTCGGGCCGGGGTATTGAACAAAACCGTTATCGCGGCCAGGCACTTTGGTACTCCGAGGCCGAATATCGTCGCAGTATTACCCGTAACGGTTTGTTAGGCTTTGTGCTTTTTGCAAACGTAACCACGGTTAATGAGCCCGACACCCGCCAGTTCAATTACTTTCACCCTGCAGGCGGCGGCGGGTTACGCATTAAATTCAATAAAACATCCAATACCAACATTGCTATCGACTACGGCATGAGTAAGGGGTTCTCTTCAATAAGGTTTGGTTTGGGCGAAGCTTTTTAA
- a CDS encoding nucleotidyltransferase produces MRINDDEDCIAFYQEALDHLQDSGIEYLLGGAFAIFHYSGIYRDTKDLDVYCKSVDCPRIMKYFAERGYETQFTDARWLAKIFKGDYFIDLIFDTVNNICKVDDTWFERAVDASFFDRNLRLLGPEELIWSKIYVQNRERYDGADINHLLVQYGKNLDWKHLLFRLDQHWQLLLGQLVNFQFVYPADYQEIIPRWIYDELLRRAAEQFDLPSPEEKVCRGPMIDQTQYSVDVKDWDYKSYTIKTV; encoded by the coding sequence ATGAGAATTAACGACGATGAGGATTGCATTGCTTTTTACCAGGAAGCATTAGACCATTTACAGGATAGCGGCATTGAATACTTGCTGGGCGGCGCATTTGCCATATTTCATTACAGTGGAATTTACAGGGATACCAAGGATTTGGATGTTTACTGCAAATCGGTTGATTGCCCCCGCATTATGAAATACTTTGCCGAAAGGGGCTACGAAACCCAGTTTACCGATGCCCGTTGGCTGGCCAAAATATTTAAGGGCGATTATTTTATCGACCTCATTTTTGATACGGTAAACAATATTTGCAAGGTTGACGACACCTGGTTTGAGCGTGCGGTTGATGCCAGTTTTTTTGACCGTAACCTACGCTTGTTAGGCCCTGAAGAACTGATATGGAGCAAAATATATGTTCAAAACCGTGAGCGCTATGATGGTGCAGATATAAATCACCTGCTGGTGCAATATGGTAAAAACCTCGATTGGAAACACTTACTCTTCAGGCTCGACCAGCATTGGCAATTGCTTTTAGGACAACTCGTAAATTTTCAGTTTGTATACCCGGCCGATTATCAAGAGATTATACCGCGGTGGATATATGATGAACTATTAAGGCGGGCTGCCGAACAATTCGACCTGCCATCGCCCGAAGAAAAGGTTTGCCGTGGCCCAATGATCGACCAAACCCAGTACAGTGTTGATGTGAAAGACTGGGATTATAAATCGTACACCATTAAAACTGTTTAA
- a CDS encoding T9SS type A sorting domain-containing protein gives MGQRYTFNHLWIIIIAVAVSINFAFTFGPGKRPKADTVYNRKQPKPQKNSYLKNGLATGTMPQIKPSPYANIKPTIPVPADKLLSNVQIFPTTVSERDQQINLKYMLSRNTNVTIKIVDVLGNNVATLFSERVDSGEQKFTRDLTSYRLTSGFYFLRVMVGTESVIKRITIL, from the coding sequence ATGGGGCAAAGATATACTTTTAATCATTTATGGATAATAATAATTGCAGTAGCAGTATCCATAAACTTTGCCTTTACTTTTGGTCCGGGTAAAAGGCCAAAGGCCGATACGGTTTATAATCGTAAACAACCTAAGCCTCAAAAAAACTCTTATTTAAAAAACGGGTTGGCAACTGGCACCATGCCACAAATAAAGCCTTCGCCTTATGCTAATATTAAACCAACCATACCGGTACCCGCCGATAAACTTTTAAGCAACGTACAAATTTTCCCTACAACAGTAAGCGAGCGCGACCAGCAGATCAATTTGAAGTACATGCTATCGCGCAATACCAATGTAACTATTAAAATTGTAGATGTTTTAGGAAATAACGTGGCTACCCTGTTTTCGGAACGGGTTGACTCGGGCGAACAAAAGTTTACGCGCGACCTTACCAGCTACCGGCTTACCAGCGGCTTTTACTTTTTACGGGTAATGGTGGGTACCGAATCGGTAATTAAGCGCATTACCATACTCTAA
- a CDS encoding metallophosphoesterase family protein — MDEKKVTRIAAVGDIHVKENDKGKWVNYFKEVSAKADVLLICGDLTDTGDEDEAIILAEELRACSIPVVCVLGNHDYEKGRHKLIRQTIQNANVHVLDGESIVIGGVGFAGVKGFGGGFDRYLLTMFGEDANKAYVQEAVDEALHLERALNKLEGEFQVDKKIAVLHYSPIKATVVGEPEEIYPFLGSSRLAEPLIRNNVIAAFHGHAHAGTLEGRIVNSDIKVFNVAKQVLSKAGYEHTYYLLEV, encoded by the coding sequence ATGGACGAAAAGAAAGTAACCCGCATTGCAGCCGTTGGCGATATACATGTAAAAGAAAACGACAAAGGAAAGTGGGTAAATTATTTTAAAGAGGTATCGGCAAAGGCCGATGTATTGCTGATTTGCGGAGATTTGACCGATACCGGCGATGAAGACGAAGCCATTATACTTGCCGAAGAACTACGCGCCTGCAGCATACCTGTTGTTTGCGTGTTGGGAAATCATGATTACGAAAAAGGCAGGCATAAACTTATAAGGCAAACTATACAAAACGCTAACGTACACGTGCTTGATGGCGAATCGATTGTTATAGGCGGTGTTGGCTTTGCCGGGGTTAAAGGTTTTGGAGGCGGGTTTGACCGTTACCTGTTAACCATGTTTGGAGAAGATGCCAACAAGGCTTATGTACAGGAAGCCGTTGATGAAGCCCTGCACCTCGAACGTGCGTTGAATAAGTTAGAGGGCGAGTTTCAGGTAGATAAGAAGATAGCCGTTTTGCACTATTCGCCAATTAAAGCTACTGTGGTTGGTGAGCCCGAAGAAATCTATCCATTCCTGGGCTCATCTCGCCTGGCTGAACCGCTGATACGTAATAATGTAATTGCAGCTTTTCATGGCCATGCCCATGCAGGCACACTTGAGGGACGTATAGTTAACAGTGATATCAAGGTATTTAATGTAGCTAAACAGGTGTTAAGTAAAGCCGGGTACGAGCATACTTACTATTTGCTCGAAGTATAA
- a CDS encoding YMGG-like glycine zipper-containing protein yields MKKHIFLFSLIIALIISFTNASFAQTRKKKGMSSQAKGAIIGGAGGAVAGGLIGGNAKGAIIGGAIGAGGGYIIGNESRRSKEKKAKAYRRANYKRKP; encoded by the coding sequence ATGAAAAAGCACATTTTTCTATTCAGCCTAATAATTGCCCTTATCATCAGCTTTACAAATGCCTCGTTTGCGCAAACCCGCAAAAAGAAAGGCATGAGTTCGCAGGCCAAGGGCGCTATTATTGGTGGTGCCGGCGGAGCAGTAGCCGGCGGGTTAATTGGCGGTAATGCCAAAGGTGCCATAATTGGTGGAGCGATTGGCGCCGGCGGTGGTTATATTATTGGTAATGAAAGCCGCCGTTCAAAAGAAAAAAAGGCCAAAGCTTATCGCCGCGCAAATTATAAGCGCAAACCTTAA
- a CDS encoding M23 family metallopeptidase yields the protein MLKKLFCLLGCLTTLHSIRAQEVIQSKPYPKGVFQYPLDLPPSTAGSFGELRGNHFHSGLDFRTNRQIGFPVHAAMYGYVSRLRVQLGGFGNAVYLTHPNGYTSVYAHLDHLTPELAAAVRKYQYEHQSFEIDFKLQPFQFPVTKGQLIAISGNTGASGGPHLHFELRDSLTEETINPQLFGLTIPDNIPPAISGISVYHLNGRPFSENTFREPYAVTGASGNYRLTKPQTLFLSGDIGFGITANDVNNSSANRNGIYSLELKLDGKTVYTFAVERFAFDQTHAINGYIDYPQYIQSHRWIQKCFIPPGSHITIYPQSENRGIMSFRDTLLHDVEYLVKDVAGNTSSLKLKVQSSIPKDRPVVNYTGTKFNYNQRNEFNNGPVKVIVESGNLYDDLDFQYSTQPAKPGAFSATHRIHNRLTPIHENIEVWIKPDASIGHLANKAVIVNALSGSVGGKYENGYVKAKPAGFGDFYIKVDTTAPRITPINIKDGANLAAVRSITLRASDDLSGIKSVVAKIDGKWVLLTQDYKTRIFKYTFDENVGAGKHEFEVTVTDAKDNVAQYKATFNR from the coding sequence ATGCTAAAAAAACTATTTTGCCTGCTCGGATGCCTTACTACATTACACAGCATCCGGGCGCAAGAGGTTATTCAAAGTAAACCCTACCCTAAAGGCGTATTCCAGTATCCGTTAGATCTGCCGCCAAGCACCGCCGGTTCCTTTGGCGAGTTACGCGGAAACCATTTCCACTCCGGGCTCGATTTCAGGACCAACCGGCAAATTGGCTTCCCGGTGCATGCCGCCATGTATGGTTACGTGTCGCGGTTAAGGGTACAATTAGGTGGTTTTGGTAATGCGGTATACTTAACCCACCCTAACGGCTACACCTCGGTATACGCCCACCTTGATCATTTAACGCCCGAACTGGCCGCCGCCGTGCGCAAATACCAGTACGAGCATCAAAGCTTTGAAATTGATTTTAAACTGCAGCCGTTTCAGTTCCCGGTAACCAAGGGGCAGCTTATTGCCATATCGGGCAATACAGGTGCATCGGGCGGCCCTCACCTGCACTTTGAGTTGAGAGATTCGCTTACCGAAGAAACCATCAATCCACAACTGTTTGGATTGACAATACCTGATAATATTCCGCCTGCCATAAGCGGCATCAGCGTTTATCATTTAAACGGCAGGCCTTTCAGCGAGAATACCTTTCGCGAACCGTATGCCGTTACCGGTGCTTCGGGCAATTACCGTTTAACCAAACCGCAAACCCTGTTTTTGAGTGGCGATATTGGCTTTGGTATTACCGCCAACGACGTGAACAATTCATCGGCCAACCGCAATGGCATTTACTCGCTCGAACTTAAATTAGACGGCAAAACGGTTTACACTTTTGCCGTTGAGCGTTTTGCGTTCGATCAAACCCATGCCATAAACGGATATATCGATTACCCGCAATATATACAGTCACACCGCTGGATTCAAAAATGTTTCATCCCACCCGGCAGCCATATTACCATTTACCCGCAATCAGAAAACCGGGGCATCATGAGTTTCCGCGATACCTTACTGCATGATGTGGAGTATTTAGTAAAAGATGTGGCCGGTAACACATCATCGCTCAAACTAAAAGTACAATCCAGCATTCCTAAAGACCGCCCGGTGGTAAATTATACAGGTACCAAATTCAACTACAATCAGCGTAATGAGTTTAACAACGGCCCGGTTAAAGTAATTGTAGAATCCGGAAATTTGTATGACGATCTCGATTTTCAGTACAGCACCCAACCGGCTAAACCCGGTGCATTTTCGGCCACGCACCGTATTCATAACCGCCTTACCCCTATCCACGAAAACATTGAGGTTTGGATAAAACCCGATGCCTCCATTGGGCATTTAGCCAACAAAGCCGTTATTGTAAATGCACTTAGCGGCAGCGTAGGTGGAAAATATGAGAACGGCTACGTAAAGGCCAAACCGGCCGGCTTTGGCGATTTTTATATTAAGGTTGATACTACTGCGCCGCGCATTACGCCCATTAACATTAAAGATGGTGCTAACCTTGCAGCTGTACGAAGCATTACGCTTAGGGCAAGTGATGATCTGTCGGGCATAAAATCGGTTGTTGCTAAAATTGACGGCAAGTGGGTTTTGCTTACCCAGGATTATAAAACACGTATTTTTAAATATACCTTTGATGAGAACGTTGGCGCAGGCAAGCACGAGTTTGAAGTAACCGTTACCGATGCCAAAGACAATGTTGCTCAATATAAAGCTACTTTTAACCGATAA
- a CDS encoding fumarylacetoacetate hydrolase family protein — MKIIAIGRNYAEHAKELNNPVPTTPVIFMKPDTALLKDNKPFYLPDFSQDVHHEIELVLKVCKEGKHISEKFAADYYDEIGLGIDFTARDIQARHKEKGLPWELAKGFDGSAPISNFLPKAQFADLYNLNLKLDINGQTRQDGNTKDLLFSFERLIAFVSQYITLKKGDLIFTGTPEGVSAVKQGDHLEGYLDGQKLLDFHVK, encoded by the coding sequence ATGAAGATTATAGCCATAGGCCGCAACTACGCCGAGCATGCCAAAGAACTAAATAACCCGGTACCTACCACACCGGTCATATTTATGAAGCCCGATACCGCCCTGCTTAAAGACAATAAACCGTTTTACCTGCCCGATTTTTCGCAGGATGTACACCACGAGATAGAACTGGTTTTGAAAGTTTGTAAAGAAGGCAAGCACATCAGCGAGAAATTTGCGGCCGATTATTATGATGAAATTGGTTTAGGAATTGACTTTACCGCCCGCGACATTCAAGCCCGCCATAAAGAAAAAGGCCTGCCCTGGGAACTTGCCAAGGGTTTTGATGGCTCGGCTCCTATCAGCAACTTTTTGCCCAAAGCACAGTTTGCCGATTTGTATAACCTTAACCTCAAGCTCGACATTAACGGGCAAACCCGCCAAGACGGCAATACTAAAGATTTATTATTTTCTTTTGAACGCTTAATAGCATTTGTATCTCAATACATTACGCTGAAAAAAGGCGATTTAATTTTCACCGGCACACCTGAAGGTGTATCGGCCGTAAAACAAGGTGACCATTTAGAGGGTTATCTGGACGGACAAAAATTACTCGATTTTCACGTTAAATAA